The nucleotide sequence ACTTAGTTGGAGACATTAAACCTCGATCACGCATTGCATCATTATCAGAAAAATCATCAATGGCAGCTGAAAAAGAGGCAAACTCCTCATTGACACTTCTTCGTTCGGATGAATTGGAGTAATATCTTTCAATGCACTTTTTCCTTTCCCTTGAAACTTCGATGTCCCTATGAGGAGGAAGACGATTAggagattcttggagccactcATGGCTATAATACCTATATAAAAAGATTGATAGTTTAACATCATTCACAaactaatatttctaatttgctaaaacttagaaagttaaaattttttagagCTTTACCTTGGATTCAAAGAATGCGCCAAACAATGTAGAGGTGTATTGCTTTTATTCCATCGCTCTACCAGAATATTATGAACAACCTCATAAAACTTTGAATCTTCACTATGAGCCCCCTTTGAGATAGCAACTCTCATTTTCTCTATCATTTCATCCCACCACTCATAGACTAAATGAAGATAAGGTTGATCAGTGTCTGCTTTCCTTAGCATCTCATAAATCGGACTTGTGAAAGCAAGTATATAATCAATCTTTTCCCAAAATTGATCATCCAATATCTTGTATTTCACTACTCTAGCCTTCACTACATCCTCCTCCTTGTACACATCCTATCTTTCACTAATCACCATGTTTTCAAGACATTTCTTGATTTGTCTGAACCTTTTAAGCATAATGATCGTGGAAGCAAATCGAGTATCTGCAAGTGATAGCATCTTCAAGTTTGAGTTATCGTTGAACATCGATAGTCTCATATTGTGATTCAGGATAAAATTCTTGATCATTGAAGCAtcatttgctacttctgctatccACTTGCACTCATCAAAGACTTCTTTGTTTTGTAGAGAGTCAGTTGGTGCACAAATATTCTTCAAAGCAAGATTCAATGTGTGCACAACACAAGGAGTCCAAAATATGTGTGGATACTTTGCCTCAACGAGTAACCCAGCTTTGCAAACAGGAGCATTATCGGTGACTACTTGGACAACATTCTGATGTCCCACTTCATTTATAACATTAATGAGCAACTTAGAGATGAAAATTTTATCCTTGTACTGGCCTTCACAATTTATAGCCTTCAAAAACATAGGACCACTTTCACACACGGCTATGATATTAATTAGCGGTCTTCTTTGCACATCCGACCACCCATCACTACAAATACTAAcccccttttgtttccaagcagTTTTTGTTGGCTCCAACAACTTTTCAATATGAGCTTTTTCTTTTTGAAGAAGTGAAGTTCTCAATAAATTGTATCCAGGTGGAAGATAACCCGGAATCGTTCGTTGAGTAGCCAAACTGAAAGCACGAACAT is from Zingiber officinale cultivar Zhangliang chromosome 7B, Zo_v1.1, whole genome shotgun sequence and encodes:
- the LOC122005528 gene encoding uncharacterized protein LOC122005528, which produces MESFQNESGQEDIDDYSPLWKFVTKVEKGVGGGNVTWSCNICTKVCKGSYSRVKAHLLKQKGAGIAGCTAVTMDQMKRMQQLVDDAELRKKNSKPKEVSLPSSSVSSNMASKSSFSGPGPLQNDDPTLTKKRKGQLGPLEKAFNLNARDELHSEIARLFYTGGLSFNIVRNPHYVRAFSLATQRTIPGYLPPGYNLLRTSLLQKEKAHIEKLLEPTKTAWKQKGVSICSDGWSDVQRRPLINIIAVCESGPMFLKAINCEGQYKDKIFISKLLINVINEVGHQNVVQVVTDNAPVCKAGLLVEAKYPHIFWTPCVVHTLNLALKNICAPTDSLQNKEVFDECKWIAEVANDASMIKNFILNHNMRLSMFNDNSNLKMLSLADTRFASTIIMLKRFRQIKKCLENMVISER